The nucleotide window GACCAGGGACACAGCAAAGGGTATGAAGGCAAACATGGTGTTGGCAAATAAAAACCATAGCCCAGAAAGCTGTGTCTTATTCAAAGTCAAGCTGTAAGACATATTTACCTTATACTCAGTGGTAAAGATGTTCTCAGGTACATTAATAACTATAACATTTAAACACAAGAGAAACAAAGACCCAAACAATGTCACTGTCACCACTTTTTTAACTCTGAccttaaaataaaggaaaatcgTGTTGTAAAAGTTTGCtatcttgaaaaagcaaaagatGCTGAGACTTGTAGTTAACCAGAGACTAAACTGGTTGAATGCTGTCAAGATGCTGTATATTACCACAAACATTCTTTCATTTATCCATCTCCTTGGATAAAACATAGACAGCCACCAGTTCAGTAATACTAACCACAGTAGCATGATTCTGCAGATGGCCAGAGCAGTAAGGATCTGATCCACTGAAGAGATCTTCCTTCTCTTGACCAGGTCCATGATGTTCACCACTGCTATGAATCCATTCCCAAAGTTGCCAGTTATAAATTCCACATTCAGAATGACTGTAAATGTGTTCTGTAGAGCACCACTCATCTCCCGGTGAATGCTCCAATTTCTATTGTCACTGTTTGAGATTTGTTAACACACACTACTAAAATGTGCATATTCAATTCTCAAAACCCTATAGCATGTTTCCTTAAACAACTTGCAAGTCTAATACCAAACAAGCCATGAAACCTTGCTAATGACTTCATACTTTCCATCATAAAAGCCTTGTATTTTCCTAGACACCTGTACTGAGCTCAATCCAGATGTGGTATACCTTACACACAGTAGCCTAGAGACATGTAAATTTTGATGAAGGAAAAACTGATCCCTCACGTGCTAAGATaaaaacagagatatatttatttgcataattttgctcattttctcttaaatattAATCTGGTAATGAGTATTGtgtaaaacacataaaaattctATCCTATGTACAAGGCAGCAAAAATCCTAACTTGTGACTAGAAATTCCTTCATACCACATATCTTTAAACATCTTGAATCAGCAATGTTCCAGATCTGTGTACAGTATGCAAATCACTTCTAGCAAACAGTCCACAATccaataatatgaaaaaaatcatccatttGTCAAAAGTTCAATACTGAGAAAATATGTATTCATTATTTGATTGATATAAAATATGCCAATATCCATACACACTTGAATCCAAAGCCCATTATTATTagcatatttttttctgatatgtAGCATTTATGATTTCATGTAACTCATGCATGGCACTCTGATAATTTTTAAGATGCTACTGTTTAAAAAATGCTAGTAAGTGTAAATCATTGAACATTGATTGCAAACATTGTGTAAAATTGAACAAGTGTATGACTGCATGCGAAGATATGTATGAATATCCTTGTAGTACTGGGAAGCAATCACTAAGGTGAATGAGTCTATATACCTAACaagatttcttctccttttctgtcaccCCTTATCTCATAGGATACATTTCTCCATAGACACCAAAAACCTACAGTTTTATCCACCTTTCCTCTACTGTTCCAACATCAGTTCAGTTATCTTTACTAACAGACACCAAGGTACATGAATATACATGGCCTCACAAAATGTGAGGCAAGTAGCATTAGTGAGACCTTCCTCCTCAATAGGTAATCCATAAGCAAAGGTCCAATAATGCAATATAAACAGTAAATAACAAGATGGCAGGAAAATATGTATTATAGTTATTCAACTGTGTATGGGTGACCCATTCCTCAGGTCCCTGAAGCAagattaattttgaaaaaatgagagagacacagagaaagattgTGAGCTATAATTAGCCATACCCATTTCCATAGATGTGCTTAGGTAATCACTTATAAGGAAAGTATATAAGATTAATTTATCTTAAATTATTGGAAAGGCACAGGGAGACAGTACAGAAGGGAAGCATGAGCGAAATTTCACAAAAATACTAAAAAGTAGATACACAAAATTTTCATCCATGTGAAAGCAAGAAGCCTTCTTTAACTTGGCTCCTTCAATGTGCCAAAAATGAACTCCAgaaaagtacaaaagaaatgtagaCAACCCTTCTGTTGGGTCCTGTAGAATAGATATTGAGATGGCAGACTCCTGGAATTTTCATCTCAAGTCTCTATTGAGGATACACTGAGCATTGAAGGCCTTTAGTGAGCCCTTTGATTCTGAACTGGAAACACTGCATTTAGGCTCCACCTGAATAGCAACTCCTGAAGGAAGACAGTTTTCTTTCCAGGTCATGTGAAAAAGTAACAACTTGCATTTCCTCAGACAGAAGTGTCTTCAGCCATTTACAAGTCAGTGTCATATGTAGGTGTGTTTAGAAGGTGCATGGACTTCTCGTTCAATTATTCATTCACAAGAAGTTTCATATATCAACTACACCAAAGATTAGTAATCAAATGAATAAGCCAACCACTACTTTCTATGATCCCCAAATATAACAAGCCTTTGTAATGTGTTCCAGTCACTTTGGGAACATCTCCAGACATATAGGGATTGGAGGAACCCTGAGAGAGTGAAGTCCTGAGAAAATGTGCATTGTTGACCTTGGGCACAGTCACCCCAAGTACTCCAAACCTCAGCCCCTGGGAATGGCAACACTTTTCCCAAATAAGGCTCAGATGGATGGCAAAGGTTTCCTTGGGAGTCTCAGTGTGACTAGTAAGTACAGATGTAACTTAAGCTACCCCTTAAGTTACATGTGCATGtactgtgtgcatgtacacagcctgagactgctcaccTACAGAGACTTCCTACCAAGACTGAGAACCCCTCCCCTGTATGGTAAATAATGAACACACTAACATGCCATGTGGATGTGGTGGTAGTTGTCTCCCGGTCAGAATGCACACACCCCACCTGACCCCGGCTTTTCTGTACACGTGTCAGACCTTTCTACTTTCCCTCACCACCACTGCTAGTCAATGTTACAGGACCCAGGCTGTGAGTTATGGCATGGGCCTCAGTGAAGAACCAGTGTTTTCATCAAAATAAGCTTTCAAAACCCTGAAAAGTGACCTAGACATTCATTATCATCATAACACAAGTAACAGATGTGGTACCTGAATCAAAAGCACTGTAAGACTGATGATGTATTGCCTACCAAGAAGAAGACTCCTATATTAGTGACTTATAATTGAACTAAAGGTAAAGAAAGCAAAAGGATTTATTTAAGGTTCTTTACATGAAAATCTActttatatgcatgtgagtgtagatgtaactgtcttattaaataagaaacacagagccaaatgtagagttaaaagcccaagaggtcagagcagcagccaagagctaagaccaagaccaccttcttactCCTCGCTGTcgctgttgtccttcccctcagaaagagacctattttttgtgtgtctgtctttttattgactttttgttctgccttctcattggttgtaaacccaaccacatgacctcctcgtcactgtctatttatacagaccttcaggtcttctatggttggtattgagattaaaggcatgtgtctctatgctggtggtatccttgaacacacagagatctgcctgtcaggctgtgtgctaccactgccagacttctactatggcttgctattagctctgacctccgcaactttatttattacatacaaataatatcacatttcagtacaaataaaataccaccatatgcATTAAGATATTAAAATATTGTGAAGAATATACATTATAGTCACACACAAATGTCTTCTCATACTAACATATTACAgactcatttttcatttcatagattccaaattttatgaaaatttctccaaaaacacacataaaagatATTCAATGTGCATTTATATTTACTAattgaataaagaaatgaattaatGATACTAGAAGAGCAAGAAAATCTATTCCAAGGACACACTCTACAATTTGAAGAATGGTTTtatgcaaataaacaaacatatattctaatatatatatcaTTCTCTTTTACTAAAGATTTAATATTACACATagaattcttttttctgtttctcaacATCTTAATCTAACTATGGTAATGATTTTACTAATTTCatgaatttatcttttatttctgaCACATAACCAGGCAAGTACTTACCCCTCAtgaagaaaaattcttttttcaaCTGACatagaccattatagaaaaccacaaccaatgaaagtgtagagttgtggagcccagtcccaatttacacatctacaaaacactccagAACCTGAATTCAGGGATCATtacagaaagaagaggaaaaagattaCAACAGTCAGAGAAACAATGTGTttactgtgagattgtatctcctagggatatcagaagctatacccataaagtcttaTCAACATGGTTGCCTAAACATGATTTGAACAAGGAAAACACTACTAATCATGCTCACATGGATGGGTAAAATTTCACAAAGCCTTATGCCCAGACAAACAGCTACAGACAACCAAGGAATGATAAAAGTTGGAGAAatggtcttctccagggaagaacatagtacttggttatccaataccaaatggtaagccctgaaaacatacatacaaataacattatacagtcTGAGTAGGatataacacaaacacacacacacacacacacacacacacacacacatgcacgcacacacgcacacacatgcacacacacatacccatgcatgtgtacacatatgtaacaacaattaaagaaaaagggaaccattaatttaaaagaggggaaagggaggatttggagggagaaaagaaggaggaaattatgtaattataatcacaaaaaaagaaatattttttattattttatataatttaatttaattttacatctcagtcatggattcccttgttctcccccctcccacccccacctctcctccctcccctcagcccaccccccattcccatctcctcctgcATAAGCAACAATTCACATTTACCTAGTAATGATAAATATGTTCTGCAAATTCTTAATTTGAAAGTAGGAATATAGATGGATTATTCAAATAACAGTCACAGCCAGGcaaagtggtgcacacctttaattccagcaactggcaggcaggggcaggcaggtgtagccataagttttcctgtgtcctggtctgctggcggtcaggacaaatccctCCCACTCACgtcctccaagtaaacacacagaagcttatattaaataTAACTGCGtagccatggctcaagccttttggtagctagctcttatatcttaaattagcccataactattaatctatgtatcatctatgtatcaccacaagTTTCATGGCTTtactgcatcccattacatgttgctccttgggtggatTGCTGGCATCCCCCCACCCcgtcttcttcctgtctctctctttgaatttcccacctgcctctaatctgacttgccataggccaatggctttatttatcaatcaatcagagcaaaacatatatacagcatacagaaagacattaccCCATCAGGCAGGGGCAGGCATATCACTATGAGTTCACACCCAATttagtctacacagtaagttccaggccaaccaaggctacacagtgagactcctgtctctaaaacacaagacaaataaataaataaacaacataaaCTCATTATTCTGAAattgttaaattattttcttatgtattcatattatttgaattttcagTAGTATTAATTATTTCACACTTCTAATGTAACATTTTTTTGTCACAGCTTctatattaaaattttcatattgGGCTGctgtagtgtgtttgtgtgtttgtgtgtgtgtgtgtgtgtgtgtgtgtgtgtgtgtgtgtgtgtgttttctccagGCATAATATAAACATCCCACATCCATCTTAGAGTTCAGCTAAACTTGTCCTGGTACCAAAGCAGTGGAAGAGGCAGAACACTACAACAATAGGAAGGTCTATGGCAATGATAATGAGATTATTAATGTGCCCTACTAGAAGGATGACTCTGACCTGGAATTCCAGTGGTTACTCATTCTTGATCCTCAACCCTTCCTACCTGAATCACTGGAAGTGATCTTGGGAGAcactagaacagcagttctcaaccttcctaatgctgcattcctttaatacagttccacatgttgtggtgacccccaaccataaaattattttcattgctacttcataactgtaactttgctactgttaaggATCATATTCTGTATTAAGTATTTTGATTTGGTGATACACATAATTGTATTGCAAAGGGTGTAATGTATTTCAAATGAATTGTTCCCCACAAAACTCACTATTTTTGGATGTGACTGAACTGGATTGCATGATTATTCATAATATGCTTCTAATCtactctttctgtttgtttggctttgggattttttttttggtttttttcgagacaaggtttctctgtgtagctttgcccctttctggaactcacttggtagcccaggctggcctcgaactcacagagatccacctggctctgcctcctgagtgctgggattaaaggcgtgcgccaccactgcccggcggctttgggattttattttaattacatttctcccttccctttcctcctccaaaacCTCATGTatacccctcccctctcccttcaaATTTGTGACCTCTGTTTCATcagttgttattgcatgcatgtatttgcatatgcatatatattcacaaGTATAGTCTGTTGAGTCCATGTAATGTCTTTGGCTCTCAGATGAAGTGTTGTCTGCCCAGATGAGAAAGTTCATTTaaactactctctctctctctctctctctcatatatatatatatattgcacacacgtatgtatatatgtatgtatgtatgcatgtatgtatactgaATTATAGGTTTTCTTAAGTAAACAATGGTATGATTCTTTGTGACTTTTTCAGACCTCCATAgggttattttttattaatctagctcctcctcctcctcctgcattcacttccctcttccttccctcctttacTCACCACCCTATGAGATCACTTGTATACAGCTATTCCCCTTtaccctcctcccaccttcccctgTGTTTACCACCCCAAAGAGCCCCATTTTTTGCATTTCCTCTTCAGACCACCTGTTTTTATGAACTGATCGATCATCCTCAAGAATTTACATAATGAACCCTAGAATTTACTAGGGACCCGAGGTATCCATATCTTTGGACTGGCATCTCAGCCACCACAGCACAGAAAGGGTGGCTCGTCTCAGCTTTCTGTTTCCCAGAATCAAGACAAATGAGTGGCTTGTAGGAAAAGCTAATCCAGAAGAGTACTCAAAGAAAATGGTCACTGCTTCCTCCACCGATCCAAGGCTCGAAATTCCtacaacaataaaaagtaaatatgttGCATATAGCAGCAGGGAGGAAAGCCCAGTTTGCAAGGCTTTCATGTGGGCCAAGGTGCTGGCATCTCTGGGTCTTTTGGCACTGAGTTGTATCTTCCTGAGATGCTTCCATAAGGAAAAGATGAGCAGAAGAAAAGCTTCCAGGGACACAATGAAGGGTATGAACATAAACATGGAGTTTGTGGGTAAGAAAACATGGGATGAGTTGGTGAACAAGAGAGCTCTGAGAAATTGTGTAAAGTTTCTCAAACTATCAAACATGCTTCCTTCATGGGAATCAATCCATAAATGAATACATGCCAGTTTAACTACAATGTTTAAAGTCAAAAGGATCAGAGATACCAGTAATGTGGCTAAAaccacctttttttgtttgtttgttttgtttttttgtttttcgagacagggtttctctgtgtagctttgcgcctttcctggaactcacttggtagcccaggctggcctcgaactcacagagatctgcctggctctgcctcccgagtgctaggattaaaggcgtgtgccaccaccgcccagctaaaaccACCTTTTTAACTCTCTACTTtaggtaaagaaaaaaagaattagaaaaaaatgctaCCTTGAGGAAATAAAAGACACTGAGGCACGTAGCAAGCAAGATGCTGAAATGGTTATTCACTATCCAGATAATTTCAGTCACTATGATCATTTCTGAAGTCATAAACAAATGTGGGCACAGTACAGATACCAATATACAAATGAGCACAGACCACACCAAACTGAGTCTGGtaaaggccagagcagtgaggaTCTGATCCACTGAAAAGATCTTTCCTCTTTTCACCCACTCCATAATATTCACCAGTGCTACAAGTCCATTTCCTAAGGTTCCAGTTACTATTTCCATAAATAAGGTGACTGAAGAAGCAAACTACAGGCTGTTGTTCATTGTCTGTGAGAATGTTTCAATTTATAATATCACTGCTGTGTTTAAAAAGCTGTGTATATTGgttattaaaaattcaaaatattcatTCTTTAAAATTCCATGTAAATAATACTGACTAGGAAATATCTAAATTTCCCAGGATTTGGTTCATAATTCCTCCATGaaaatcttgttttttttcttcccaaagagCCCAGCTATGCTTCATCCAGATGTTGCATGCCTTACATGCAGCACTTTGGAATTTTCTGTAGTTGAGTGAAATGTTGAATTCTCATCTGCTAACATACAAGCAAAggctcatttattttcattatttttttttgcctcatctACACATTTTAGTAACATAACGTGAATTCTGTACAATagtaaaaaatacaatttatataGTTACTTAAAAGAATATGAAATGGTATATGTATTCCCTAAGATGATGATTTATGTAGATTTCagttaaataaatgaacagaaatgttattatatatacacacataaacatatgtaaATCTATGTAGACGTTGGTCAAAAATTCTTCATACATAGTACCCAAATTGTATAAAAATCTCTTCATAGATCACTGCTGCTATGTTCATGTCACAGGACTATActagtcattttattttacataagtCACAAGggcaatcatacacacacacagacatgacaCACAAGCATAAGCACATATTTATTGAAACCCAGCCCTCTTCTATTTCCATTCCAACAAAAGTTCTCACTGATTCAATGACCATGTATCTAGCTCATGCTTAGTAATATGATGATTTTCtgtacttattttatttgttacagAACTAATAATCCAGAACCTTACTCATGCCAGATAATTGTTTTTGCTGACAAGCTATATCTCTAGCcaccttttttactttttaatgtgaaaaaagtGTCACTGAGTTGCTTAGTCTGGCTTCAAAGTCATTCTACATTCAAACAGGATTTGAACCTGAACTATACAAGTAGCTGATATTATAAACCTGTTTCCCCAAGGCACAGCTTcccttgtagttttgttttgttttttacgcTGCTTTACACAGAATTCCAAGGTACCATCACATGTATTCAGTGCAAATATTCAGCAATCTTAGGGAATATTCTTCCATGTGTAGGAATGAGGTACTTTTATGTAGTTCCTGGAGGTGTTATTAAGGTAAATGAGTTCCTCTGAACAGAAAGAATCCTCCTTAGTCTTACCTCATCCTGTTCAGTTGGTTGATTCCTTTATTAGCACCAAAGACTCAAAGTTTTCTATCTACCTTTCCTTACCTACTACATCTGCTCTGTAACCATCCCTTTGGGCAACATGGCAAAGGAAGCATGCTACACAGCCTTGGAAAGATGTGAAGTAAAAATCATGGTACAGTCATCCTTATGTAAGAAGTttttaaactaaagaaaataatatatcatATCCTAGCATGCAAAAAAACCAAGTCTCTTAATTCTCATATACTCTCCAGGGAAACCTGGAGAATTTATTGTGAAGACTGACTGTATATTCCCTATGGTCTCCTAAAAATGTACTATGCAAAAAGTGagtcctatatattttaaaaactgacaagtaAACTACAGTTAGGGTAGAGATATATTGAGAATGAAATCAGGCCAAGATGGgcaaattttaaggaaaaagtaaaaattgaaatAGACCTACCATCAACATAGAGACGGAACATTCCCCTATTAGCTCTCTGTCAGTACTT belongs to Peromyscus eremicus chromosome 3, PerEre_H2_v1, whole genome shotgun sequence and includes:
- the LOC131906549 gene encoding taste receptor type 2 member 116-like gives rise to the protein MSGALQNTFTVILNVEFITGNFGNGFIAVVNIMDLVKRRKISSVDQILTALAICRIMLLWLVLLNWWLSMFYPRRWINERMFVVIYSILTAFNQFSLWLTTSLSIFCFFKIANFYNTIFLYFKVRVKKVVTVTLFGSLFLLCLNVIVINVPENIFTTEYKVNMSYSLTLNKTQLSGLWFLFANTMFAFIPFAVSLVAFLLLIFSLCKHLRKMQHSVQGCRDASTTAHIRALQTVIASLLLYAIFFLSLVANIWGSLILEKKMLVLFTQAAKLAFPSVHPCVLILGNTKLRKAFLSVLLWLRCRHKDRDPGVHGTKAYLCGLSCTP
- the LOC131906550 gene encoding LOW QUALITY PROTEIN: taste receptor type 2 member 123-like (The sequence of the model RefSeq protein was modified relative to this genomic sequence to represent the inferred CDS: substituted 1 base at 1 genomic stop codon), with the protein product MFRLYVDVTLFMEIVTGTLGNGLVALVNIMEWVKRGKIFSVDQILTALAFTRLSLVWSVLICILVSVLCPHLFMTSEMIIVTEIIWIVNNHFSILLATCLSVFYFLKVAFFSNSFFLYLKXRVKKVVLATLLVSLILLTLNIVVKLACIHLWIDSHEGSMFDSLRNFTQFLRALLFTNSSHVFLPTNSMFMFIPFIVSLEAFLLLIFSLWKHLRKIQLSAKRPRDASTLAHMKALQTGLSSLLLYATYLLFIVVGISSLGSVEEAVTIFFEYSSGLAFPTSHSFVLILGNRKLRRATLSVLWWLRCQSKDMDTSGP